Proteins from a single region of Streptomyces spinoverrucosus:
- a CDS encoding RNA polymerase sigma factor, whose protein sequence is MDLSLRARIRAGDPDAFAELFAAHAQALYGHAARLTGDRGVAEDVVSLTFLEAWRLRERLRPEPPDPAEDGDGLRPWLYGIVTNVLRNTRRAARRHSAALARLPGRRADHETVPDFADELVGRMEDAERLAAARTALGQLRRAEREVFALCVWSGLSYAAAADALGVPVSTVRSRLARARQRLRRLAEAELRNRSGPTPGRTPAAGQEPGGRSERPGRTRRSADEPRRA, encoded by the coding sequence GTGGACCTTTCCCTACGCGCCCGGATCCGCGCCGGCGACCCCGATGCCTTCGCCGAGCTGTTCGCCGCGCACGCGCAAGCCCTCTACGGTCACGCCGCCCGGCTGACCGGCGACCGTGGCGTCGCGGAGGACGTCGTCTCGCTGACGTTCCTGGAGGCCTGGCGGCTGCGGGAGCGGCTCAGACCCGAGCCCCCGGACCCCGCCGAGGACGGTGACGGACTGCGGCCCTGGCTGTACGGCATCGTCACCAACGTCCTGCGCAACACCCGCCGCGCCGCCCGCCGCCACAGCGCCGCCCTCGCCCGGCTCCCGGGCCGCCGCGCGGACCACGAGACGGTGCCGGACTTCGCCGACGAGCTGGTCGGCCGTATGGAAGACGCCGAACGGCTGGCGGCCGCCCGCACCGCGCTTGGCCAACTGCGCCGCGCCGAGCGCGAGGTGTTCGCGCTGTGCGTCTGGTCGGGGCTGAGCTACGCGGCCGCCGCCGACGCCCTCGGCGTCCCCGTCAGCACCGTACGGTCCCGCCTCGCCCGCGCCCGGCAGCGGCTGCGACGGCTGGCCGAGGCGGAGTTGAGGAACCGCTCGGGACCAACCCCGGGACGCACTCCCGCCGCCGGACAGGAACCGGGTGGCCGCAGCGAGCGGCCCGGTCGAACCAGGAGAAGTGCCGATGAACCCCGCAGAGCGTGA
- a CDS encoding CU044_5270 family protein yields the protein MNPAEREELARLLPSPGEPVLPSDRQTLLKDHLMREFTKEADPRPIPPPRPRPLRRVALVAVPLATAAVVVAISLGTAGTGAPAEPDQEAVALLDRIATAAGAKETVPVRDDQFVYTRVQGTDLWEDGKDWEYERTDWQAIKGGRTGLARTVVLDPPAGGGPFRDGKSTQDMTMYPGSGPSDYRRLEALPTDPQKMYEKIWADTEGQGPTHEEAAMEAIDTLLDRAVLIPDVSAALYRAAAKIPGVSVVPEATDAAGRHGIGLTFQDSDDRDTWVFDRTTLDYLGTDETALLEIGIVDRIGQQPAG from the coding sequence ATGAACCCCGCAGAGCGTGAAGAACTGGCCCGGCTGCTGCCGAGCCCGGGTGAACCGGTCCTGCCGAGCGACCGTCAGACCCTGCTGAAGGACCATCTGATGCGCGAGTTCACCAAGGAAGCCGACCCGCGGCCCATCCCCCCGCCCCGCCCGCGCCCGCTGCGCCGCGTGGCGCTGGTCGCCGTCCCCCTGGCCACCGCGGCCGTCGTCGTCGCCATCTCCCTCGGCACCGCCGGGACAGGCGCACCCGCCGAGCCCGACCAGGAGGCCGTCGCCCTGCTCGACCGCATCGCCACGGCCGCCGGCGCCAAGGAGACCGTGCCCGTCCGCGACGACCAGTTCGTCTACACCCGCGTCCAGGGCACCGACTTGTGGGAGGACGGCAAGGATTGGGAGTACGAGCGCACGGACTGGCAGGCGATCAAGGGCGGGCGCACTGGGCTGGCCAGAACAGTGGTCCTCGACCCGCCGGCCGGCGGCGGGCCGTTCCGCGACGGCAAGTCCACTCAGGACATGACGATGTACCCGGGCTCCGGGCCCTCCGACTACCGGAGGCTGGAAGCCCTGCCCACGGACCCGCAGAAGATGTACGAGAAGATCTGGGCCGACACCGAGGGGCAGGGCCCGACCCACGAGGAGGCGGCGATGGAGGCGATCGACACCCTGCTGGACCGGGCCGTCCTCATCCCCGACGTCAGCGCGGCCCTCTACCGCGCGGCGGCGAAGATCCCCGGCGTCTCGGTGGTCCCGGAGGCGACCGACGCCGCCGGGCGGCACGGCATCGGACTCACCTTCCAGGACAGCGACGACCGTGACACCTGGGTCTTCGACAGGACGACCCTGGACTACCTCGGCACGGACGAGACGGCCCTGCTGGAGATCGGCATCGTCGACCGGATCGGCCAGCAGCCCGCCGGCTGA
- a CDS encoding sodium:solute symporter family protein — MNSLDWAVLIGYFGVMVAIGVWSHKRVDNVSDFFTAGGKMPWWLSGISHHMSGYSAVMFTGYAGIAYTYGVTSFVTWSFPIALGIAIGSKLFAPRINRLRSRLHVASPLEYLKNRYDLKTQQALAWSGMLLKIVDVGAKWAAIATLLSVFTGVSLNQGILITGVVTGIYCTIGGLWADALTELGQFIIQLLAGLAMFFAVLVELGDYGGIFGVWDRPELDGHEKPLVGPYGTVFLLAFLFIKLFEYNGGMLNQAQRYMATPNAKEAERSARLSAILWLVWPLVLFFPMWMSPLLVDSQKPDGSDSYALMTEQLLPHGLLGLVIVGFFSHTMAMCSSDANAIAAVFTRDVAPVLSAKARSWSERSGLISARLTTVVFLALSMAVATQVNSPTFKDIITVVIKWVAGLMGPIAIPMMLGLLRPFRRSGPTAALTSWAAGLLAFWLVNYPINWSVEGGVPLQYQVSIPLAVSLILYVLIGYVKPEDTPERLAIIERLNTDGDGAAAAVPAPADGATDGVVGAAPSKE; from the coding sequence ATGAACAGTCTCGACTGGGCCGTGCTCATCGGCTACTTCGGCGTGATGGTCGCGATCGGCGTGTGGTCGCACAAGCGCGTCGACAACGTCAGCGACTTCTTCACCGCCGGCGGCAAGATGCCGTGGTGGCTGTCCGGCATCTCGCACCACATGTCGGGCTACAGCGCGGTGATGTTCACCGGGTACGCCGGGATCGCCTACACCTACGGGGTCACCTCCTTCGTCACCTGGTCCTTCCCCATCGCGCTGGGCATCGCCATCGGGTCGAAGCTGTTCGCGCCGCGGATCAACCGGCTGCGCTCCCGGCTCCATGTGGCCTCCCCGCTGGAGTACCTGAAGAACCGTTACGACCTGAAGACGCAGCAGGCGCTGGCCTGGTCCGGGATGCTGCTGAAGATCGTGGACGTGGGCGCCAAGTGGGCCGCCATCGCGACGCTGCTGTCGGTCTTCACGGGCGTCAGCCTGAACCAGGGCATCCTCATCACCGGCGTCGTCACCGGCATCTACTGCACGATCGGCGGTCTGTGGGCGGACGCGCTGACCGAACTCGGCCAGTTCATCATCCAGTTGCTCGCCGGGCTGGCGATGTTCTTCGCGGTGCTCGTCGAACTCGGCGACTACGGCGGCATCTTCGGCGTCTGGGACCGACCCGAGCTGGACGGCCACGAGAAGCCGCTGGTGGGGCCGTACGGCACGGTGTTCCTGCTGGCGTTCCTGTTCATCAAGCTGTTCGAGTACAACGGCGGCATGCTCAACCAGGCCCAGCGCTACATGGCGACCCCGAACGCCAAGGAGGCCGAGCGGTCGGCGCGGCTGTCGGCGATCCTGTGGCTGGTCTGGCCGCTGGTGCTGTTCTTCCCCATGTGGATGTCGCCGCTGCTGGTGGACTCACAGAAGCCGGACGGCTCCGACTCCTACGCCCTGATGACCGAACAGCTCCTGCCGCACGGCCTGCTGGGCCTGGTGATCGTCGGGTTCTTCTCGCACACCATGGCCATGTGCTCCTCGGACGCGAACGCGATCGCCGCCGTGTTCACCCGGGACGTGGCGCCGGTGCTGTCGGCGAAGGCGCGTTCCTGGTCGGAGCGGTCCGGGCTGATCTCCGCGCGGCTGACGACCGTCGTGTTCCTCGCGCTGTCCATGGCGGTGGCGACGCAGGTGAACTCGCCGACGTTCAAGGACATCATCACCGTGGTCATCAAGTGGGTGGCCGGGCTGATGGGACCGATCGCCATCCCGATGATGCTGGGCCTGCTGCGGCCGTTCCGCCGCTCGGGGCCGACGGCGGCGCTCACCAGCTGGGCGGCTGGACTGCTCGCCTTCTGGCTGGTCAACTACCCCATCAACTGGAGCGTCGAGGGCGGTGTGCCGCTCCAGTACCAGGTGTCGATCCCGCTGGCGGTGTCGCTGATCCTGTACGTCCTCATCGGCTATGTGAAGCCGGAGGACACGCCGGAGCGGCTGGCGATCATCGAGCGGCTCAACACCGACGGGGACGGGGCGGCGGCGGCCGTACCGGCTCCGGCGGACGGGGCGACGGACGGTGTCGTGGGGGCGGCGCCGAGCAAGGAATAG
- a CDS encoding SDR family oxidoreductase, with translation MSLLEGKTVVVSGVGAGLGHQVAASVVRDGGKAVLGARTEERLAKSAAAVDPDGAHTAYRATDITDEGQCAALAGLARERFGGIDAVVHVAAWDSYFGGLEDADFDTWRSVIDVNLLGSLRMTRACLPGLKEGGGGSVVFIGTQSAVAAPSQVRQAAYAASKGALTSAMYSLARELGPYRIRVNTVLPGWMWGPPVQAYVRFTAHTEGVPEEEVRGRLTDRMALPELATDGDVADAVVFLASDRARAITGQSLLVNAGELMR, from the coding sequence ATGTCACTGCTGGAGGGGAAGACCGTCGTCGTGTCGGGGGTCGGGGCCGGGCTGGGGCACCAGGTCGCGGCGTCTGTCGTACGGGACGGCGGGAAGGCCGTACTGGGGGCGCGTACAGAGGAGCGGCTGGCGAAGAGCGCGGCCGCGGTCGATCCGGACGGGGCGCACACGGCGTACCGGGCGACGGACATCACCGACGAGGGGCAGTGCGCGGCGCTGGCCGGGCTGGCGCGGGAGCGGTTCGGCGGGATCGACGCGGTGGTCCACGTCGCCGCCTGGGACAGCTACTTCGGCGGGCTGGAGGACGCCGACTTCGACACCTGGCGGTCGGTGATCGACGTGAACCTGCTGGGGTCGCTGCGGATGACGCGGGCGTGTCTGCCGGGCTTGAAGGAGGGCGGCGGCGGGTCGGTGGTGTTCATCGGGACGCAGTCGGCGGTGGCGGCTCCGTCGCAGGTGCGGCAGGCGGCGTACGCGGCGTCGAAGGGGGCGCTGACCAGCGCGATGTACTCGCTGGCACGGGAGTTGGGGCCGTACCGGATCCGGGTGAACACCGTGCTGCCGGGGTGGATGTGGGGGCCGCCGGTGCAGGCGTACGTACGGTTCACCGCGCACACCGAGGGGGTGCCGGAGGAGGAGGTGCGGGGGCGGCTGACCGACCGGATGGCGTTGCCGGAGCTGGCCACGGACGGGGATGTGGCGGACGCGGTGGTGTTCCTGGCGTCGGACCGGGCGCGGGCCATCACGGGGCAGTCGCTGCTGGTCAATGCGGGGGAGTTGATGCGCTGA